TAATACCCCATCAACTAAACGAGGTTTGAATTGTCGGCTCTGAATGCTTTGTTGGAGCATCATGACTGCGCCAATTGGATAAGCAAGAGATACGCTGGCAAGTAAATGTCGCACATGGGTATCATCCCAAACCCAGTCTCTTTGAAAATCTGGAAGTTGGATGCGTCCAGTTTTAATATCTTTCAGGACATCAAGGAGAAAATACTTAGTGATGTCAAAGGTAGAGATTGAGTTCATTTGGTGTTCTGGCATTTTTATCATCAACACAGAAGCAACTTTAGTACCTGTGTACCTCAGCCTAAGATTTCCTTGATGTGAACAACAAGGGGTTTTTAGGACAATTAGTCGTGAGTAGCGATCGCTTTTGCTTATTCTTGAGGAAAGCCTGGAGGTAAAGTCACAATTCCTTTGGCAACAAGCTGTCTAAATTGGTTGATCAGGTCTGCTTGTCTTAATATGCGAGTAACATATTTAGGTCGCATACGAAAGTCAGTTCCCCAGTCCTTAACAGTTTTTGGGCTAGTACCTGTGACTTGGGCGATCGCATTAATGCAAGCTTTTCGATAATTGCGACCTGGTTCTGGAATAACCCAACGACGACAATACTCCATCGGTTCAAGGGGCAACTGACGGAGCATATCAATTGGATGATTATTCTGATGGGAGTTTCTCCCAGTCTGCATTTTGCATCTTTGTGAGTCAGATTAAGCAAGCAGAGATAGGGAGTATTTAAAAGCCCCTGAGCTAACCAGTTACTCTCAAGAATCCTATGCTTACTGAACCCAACTTAAAAAATCTCAGCTTACATTACAAGTATTTTAGTCACGAATCACGACTAAATTATTTTTGCGGATAATCAGGAGGTAAGACTATTTTTCTAATTTGATTAAGCATATCTGCCATGCGTAATATATGCACTACATAATTAGGTCTCCTCTCAAAGTTTTGTCCCCAATCATTCGGAACAAGTTAGAAGAGAAAGAATTTTGTCAATAAGTCTTTGAGAATAAATATAGGTGCATAAGAATGATAATTGTAATGAAGGTGGAGAGGGCGAGCTTCCCTCGCCCTCTCCACTACTCCTGTTTTTGATTATCATTATCATACGGGTCTGAGAGAATGATTTGCTCTGTTCAAAATCATGGCAAACTCAATTAATACAAGTAATTGAGCGATTGTAAAAAACCATGAGTAGCAGTCGTAAAACCAATCGAGATCATGCTAAAAAGAAGCAACGCCCAATGATGGAAGACGAAGTAATTGCTTCTCAACTTGAGCAGTTACTTACACCAGCAATCACTTCACAAGAAAATTACTACCGTCAACTGGGATTAAGAGACAGGATTCTCAACTTACCATTAATGGTAGCGGCAGTGCTAACTCTACTGTGGCGAGACGTGGCGGGAGCCACAGAATTAACCAGAATGTTAGCACGAGAAGGGTTTCTGTGGTGTAAACCTCTTGAGGTGAGCCAACAAGCAATATCGCAGAGATTTCTGACATTCCCAGCGCAATTATTTGAAAGAGTTTTTAAAGATTTAGTCCCAAAATTACAAGATTCTTGGCAAAGAAGAAGTAGGCGAAAAGTCCCCCAAAGTGTTCAATTCACTAAGTCAAAATTTGAAAAAATTTGGATAGTAGATTGTTCAATTTTGGAAGCTTTATTTCAGAAGCTTGACAGTTTAAAAGATGCTCCGCCTGGTAAATTAGCTGGAAAAATTTGTACAGTTATAGATTTAGTCAATTTTTTACCTGTAGAAATTTGGTTTAATGAGAATGCCAGAAGTGCAGATACAAATTTTGAATCAGATATTTTAAAGTCAGCAGATCCCCATACCTTACTTTTATTAGATAGAGGATTTTATCATTTTAACTTCTGGCTACAACTAATTGCACAAAAAGTGAATTTTATTACTCGGTTAAAAAAGGGAGCAGCAATTCATGTCGAGCAGGTATTTACAGATAGCTTTTCTTTACGTGACCGTCTGATACGTCTTGGCTCTGGCACTAAGAAAACTCCGTTTATTACTTTACGTCTGGTCGAAGTTCGTTCAGCTAAGACCTGGCATTCTTATTTAACAAGTGTGCTTGAACCTACAGTTTTACCACCATACGTTGTGGCTGATTTGTACCGTCGAAGATGGAGAATTGAAGATGCTTTTAATACTGTAAAGCGGCTCTTAGGTTTAAGTTATTTATGGACTGGTTCTGTTAATGGTGTTCAATTGCAGATTTGGGGTACTTGGTTATTTTATGCTGTGTTAGTTGATTTAGGTGATGCTGTCGCCGACGAACTTTCTCTACCTTTTGACTCCATTTCTCTAGAGATGATTTATCGCGGTCTTTATCATTTTTATGTTGCTCATCAAAAAGGTAAGGCAACTGACCCTATCAAATACTTTGCTGCACCAGAAAATCAAGATTTAGGCATTGTTAAACGACAACGAAAACCAAACATGTTGCTCATCGTTGCTCCTTTCCCTGATCAACAACGAGGCACACCTGAATTTTTCTTTCAGCCACCTTCTCAAATCCCCTTGACAACTGCCTCACAACCTTAACTTGTGACCAATGGTCCCCAATTACCTATAGTCCTTTCACTGAGTCCAGTTGCTTCTGCTAAAGCGGCAACGCAAGCTTTCCTATACCCCCGCTCATCAGGAGGCATATCAACCCATCGTTTGCAATATTCCAAAGGCTCCAAAGGCAAATCACTGAGCGCATCGATTCTATATTGAGTTGTCTGAGGATTACTGTCTATTGCCCAGTTTGTTCTTAGCAACCTTTAAACTCACGAATCGTGACTTTTATATTAACAGACATCATGACTGATGATAAGTTGTGCTAAATATACTGTTGTATGGCTCTGTTCTCTGGCGATCGCATCCTTTAATTTATGAGAAGAAAGCAATTAAATTTTTTGTTATACTTAATTATAAATAGTACAAAAATACTATTTTGCCGTTGAAATGATAGTTATTTATCTTCAGTTTATCTATAGGCTAGAAGTCTAGTATTTACTCGGTAACACCTCAGCAGATTCCGAATTAAAACAGTGTTGATTAGCACTTAACTAGAGTAGATAGTGGGAAATCAACTCTCCTGTCTACTCTTCAATACAGGGAAACGATGACGGAAATTTTGAACCCCACTCCAGGCTCTATAGTGAGTTGTCGTAATCGGCAGTGGGTTGTATTACCTGCGGAAAATGAGGATGTTATTCGCTTGCGTCCCATTTCAGGAAACGAAGAGGAAATAGCTGGAATTTACCAGAAGCTTCAGGAGTTAGGCATAGAAACTCTTGAATCAGCAACCTTTCCGTTACCTAGCTCTATCAGTATTAAAGACCATACAGCAGCAGTTTTACTGATGGATGCAGCACGTCATTTGCTGCGAAGTGGAGCAGGGCCATTTCGGTGTTTGGGACGTTTATCATTGCGTCCTCGTCCCTATCAGTTAGTACCTTTATTGATGGCGTTGCGATTAGAAACAGTGCGCCTGCTCATAGCTGACGACGTGGGAATAGGAAAAACCATCGAAGCTGGGCTAATTGCGCGTGAACTTTTAGATAGAGGTGAAATTAAGCGGATAGCTGTCCTTTGTCCTCCTCATTTATGCGACCAGTGGCAGCAGGAATTACGCGAAAAGTTTCATATTGATGCGGTGGTAGTACGTTCTGGAACAGCTTCTAAATTAGAACGAGCGATCGCAAATGGCACTCATATATTTAGTTACTATCGACACATTATTGTTAGCCTAGACTATGCCAAGGCAGAACGCCGTCGTGCAAGTTTTATTACACACTGCCCTGATTTTGTAATTGTGGATGAGGCGCATACTTGTACGCGTCCTAGTAGCAAGAGTACATCTCAGCAACAACGCCACCAATTAATTCAGCAGATTGCCGAAAAAAGCGATCGCCATTTATTATTACTTTCTGCTACTCCTCATAGTGGTATTGAAGAGTCCTTTTTATCACTGCTAGGATTGCTTCAACCGGAATTTGAACAATTAACCTTAGACCGCCTAACAGAGAAACAGCGAGACAAACTAGCAAGCCATTTTATTCAGCGTCGGCGGGCAGATGTTAAACAGTGGTTGGGCAATGAAACACCTTTTCCTGAAAGGGATTCGGAAGAAAAGCCTTACAAGTTATCTAAGGAATATAAACAATTATTCGATGATGTCTACAACTTTGCTCGTGGGCTAGTAAAAACTACCACAAACGAAATGAGCTATGCCCAGCGTCGGGGACGTTATTGGTCAGCATTGGCGTTGATTCGTTGTGTAATGTCTTCCCCAGCCGCAGCAGTAGCAACATTAAACCGTCAGGTGAGTAAATCAGGCGACGATAGTTTACTTGCTGATTTAGACGAAGACTTAATGAGTTCTTACGTTTACGACCCTACAGACCAGGAGCAAGCTGTTGATGCAACTCCGACTGTAGTTGTAGAACAAGGACAGCAAAGCTATGGCGATACAGATAAACGCAAACTCCGAGCTTTTGTGCAAGCAGCCCAAAAGTTACAGGGTGATAAAGACCAAAAATTACAATCATGTATTGCTTCCGTACAAACCCTGCTTTCAGAAGGTTTTAACCCGATTATTTGGTGTCGCTATATTGCCACAGCAAATTATGTTGCTGATGCTCTCAAGCAAAAACTAGAAAAGAAAGGCAGTCAAATTCGAGTCATTGGTATTACTGGGGAACTTTCAGAGGATGAACGAGAAATTCGCCTGCAAGAGTTAAAGTCATATCCTCAAAGAGTTTTAGTAGCTACCGATTGTTTAAGTGAAGGGGTAAACCTGCAATCTCACTTCAGTGCAGTGATTCACTACGATTTGCCCTGGAACCCCAATCGCTTGGAGCAACGGGAAGGTCGTATTGACCGTTATGGTCAAACTGCAAGCCAGGTTAAGACCTTGTTGCTTTACGGTTCAGATAATCCGGTGGATGGTGCAGTTTTGGACGTGCTAATTCGTAAGGCTGTACAAATTCACAAGACCTTGGGAATTACTGTTCCCGTACCAATGGACAGCACCACAGTGTCGGAAGCTGTTTTTAAATCTTTGTTTGACCGCGCTCATGATGCGGTGCAATTGTCTTTGTTGGATTTGCTAGATGAACAAGAATCTGCTGTTGAGCAAGTTCATAAAAATTGGGACAAAGCAGTAGAGCGAGAAAAGATTAGCCGTACCCGCTTTGCTCAACGCTCAATCAAACCTGCGGAAGTAGAGCAAGAACTAATTGAATCTGAGCAAATTCTAGGTAGTGAACACGATGTGCAACGGTTCGTGTTGTCAGCCGCAAATCGCTTATCTTGTTCGTTAACCAAGAAAAAACAGGGTTGGTTACTGTCTACAATTCCTAATTTTCTCCAGCCTTCACTGGGGGATAAGCCGCGCTTGTTTACCTTTACAACCCCTGCACCAGAAGGGGTGGAATATGTAGGGCGGAATCACCCATTAGTAGAAGGTTTAGCACGTCACATTATTGAAGATGCGCTCTCAAATAATCAAGACCCTGTAGCAGCACGCTGTGGTTTCACTACGACCGATACTGTCACCAAACGCACGACTTTACTGTTAGTGCGGCTACGGCATTTGTTAAACAGCCCCAAACACCAAAGTTTGCTGGCGGAAGAGTGTGCAGTAGTTGGATTTACTGGCCCACCATCTAATCCTATTTGGCTGACACCAGAGGAAGCAAAATCTCTGCTGGAACAAGCTAACCCTGTAGGCGATGCGCCTCCAGGTATCAAACAAGCAGAAATTGAAGAGTTGCTCAGTCAAATCACAGAGATTGAGTCTGACTTAGAACTATTTGCTAGAGAACGATCGCATTCTCTTTCCCAATCCCATCGGCGAGTCAGAGCCATCACCCAAGAAGGGCAGATTCAGATTAAACCCCAGCTACCGATGGATATTCTAGGCGTTTACATTCTT
This window of the Nostoc sp. HK-01 genome carries:
- a CDS encoding helicase domain-containing protein; the encoded protein is MTEILNPTPGSIVSCRNRQWVVLPAENEDVIRLRPISGNEEEIAGIYQKLQELGIETLESATFPLPSSISIKDHTAAVLLMDAARHLLRSGAGPFRCLGRLSLRPRPYQLVPLLMALRLETVRLLIADDVGIGKTIEAGLIARELLDRGEIKRIAVLCPPHLCDQWQQELREKFHIDAVVVRSGTASKLERAIANGTHIFSYYRHIIVSLDYAKAERRRASFITHCPDFVIVDEAHTCTRPSSKSTSQQQRHQLIQQIAEKSDRHLLLLSATPHSGIEESFLSLLGLLQPEFEQLTLDRLTEKQRDKLASHFIQRRRADVKQWLGNETPFPERDSEEKPYKLSKEYKQLFDDVYNFARGLVKTTTNEMSYAQRRGRYWSALALIRCVMSSPAAAVATLNRQVSKSGDDSLLADLDEDLMSSYVYDPTDQEQAVDATPTVVVEQGQQSYGDTDKRKLRAFVQAAQKLQGDKDQKLQSCIASVQTLLSEGFNPIIWCRYIATANYVADALKQKLEKKGSQIRVIGITGELSEDEREIRLQELKSYPQRVLVATDCLSEGVNLQSHFSAVIHYDLPWNPNRLEQREGRIDRYGQTASQVKTLLLYGSDNPVDGAVLDVLIRKAVQIHKTLGITVPVPMDSTTVSEAVFKSLFDRAHDAVQLSLLDLLDEQESAVEQVHKNWDKAVEREKISRTRFAQRSIKPAEVEQELIESEQILGSEHDVQRFVLSAANRLSCSLTKKKQGWLLSTIPNFLQPSLGDKPRLFTFTTPAPEGVEYVGRNHPLVEGLARHIIEDALSNNQDPVAARCGFTTTDTVTKRTTLLLVRLRHLLNSPKHQSLLAEECAVVGFTGPPSNPIWLTPEEAKSLLEQANPVGDAPPGIKQAEIEELLSQITEIESDLELFARERSHSLSQSHRRVRAITQEGQIQIKPQLPMDILGVYILQPGKRK
- a CDS encoding transposase, IS4; the encoded protein is MSSSRKTNRDHAKKKQRPMMEDEVIASQLEQLLTPAITSQENYYRQLGLRDRILNLPLMVAAVLTLLWRDVAGATELTRMLAREGFLWCKPLEVSQQAISQRFLTFPAQLFERVFKDLVPKLQDSWQRRSRRKVPQSVQFTKSKFEKIWIVDCSILEALFQKLDSLKDAPPGKLAGKICTVIDLVNFLPVEIWFNENARSADTNFESDILKSADPHTLLLLDRGFYHFNFWLQLIAQKVNFITRLKKGAAIHVEQVFTDSFSLRDRLIRLGSGTKKTPFITLRLVEVRSAKTWHSYLTSVLEPTVLPPYVVADLYRRRWRIEDAFNTVKRLLGLSYLWTGSVNGVQLQIWGTWLFYAVLVDLGDAVADELSLPFDSISLEMIYRGLYHFYVAHQKGKATDPIKYFAAPENQDLGIVKRQRKPNMLLIVAPFPDQQRGTPEFFFQPPSQIPLTTASQP